One Primulina huaijiensis isolate GDHJ02 chromosome 5, ASM1229523v2, whole genome shotgun sequence DNA segment encodes these proteins:
- the LOC140976737 gene encoding probable galacturonosyltransferase 10 isoform X3 → MSWIFSGNLKRSFRHDKIIEGLNITDEMLSPDSVTRQLNDQISLAKAFIVIAKHSNNLQFAWELSAQIRNSEILLSNSALRRTPLTTSESEAAIRDMALLLFQAQQLHYDSSTMIMRLKAQIQGLEEDTNSAKDKSSKYGQIAAEEVPKSLYCLGVRLTSEWFKNGNLQRKLKEKSQIAMKLKDNSLYHFCVFSDNILATSVVVNSTASNSQNTDKVVFHLITDEVNYAAMKAWFTMNSFLGVTIDVQKIEDFTWLNTSYVPVLKQLQDSETKSYYFSGTGNDNRTPIKFRNPKYLSMLNHLRFYIPEVFPELKKLVFLDDDVIVQKDLSPLFSIDLSGNVNGAVETCMETFHRYHKYLNYSHPLIREHFDQDACGWAFGMNIFDLVQWRRRNVTGIYHYWQEKNVDRTLWKLGTLPPGLLTFYGLTEPLNPSWHVLGLGYTSVDPQLIEKGAVLHFNGNSKPWLKIGMEKYKPLWDKYVDYSHPLLLQCNAH, encoded by the exons ATGTCTTGGATTTTTAGTGGAAACTTGAAG AGATCATTTAGACATGATAAGATCATAGAAGGGCTTAATATCACTGACGAAATGTTGAGTCCGGACTCGGTAACAAGGCAACTGAATGACCAAATTTCTCTAGCAAAGGCATTTATTGTCATTGCAAAACACAGCAACAACCTTCAATTTGCATGGGAGCTTAGTGCTCAAATCCGCAACTCAGAGATCCTCCTCTCGAATTCTGCTTTACGAAGAACTCCTTTGACGACGAGTGAATCAGAGGCAGCAATTCGTGACATGGCACTTTTACTTTTTCAGGCTCAGCAACTCCACTATGACAGTTCTACCATGATCATGAGATTGAAGGCTCAGATCCAGGGTCTTGAAGAAGATACGAATTCTGCAAAAGATAAGAGTTCCAAGTATGGGCAAATTGCTGCAGAAGAAGTTCCGAAGAGCCTGTATTGCCTCGGTGTGCGATTAACAAGCGAGTGGTTCAAGAACGGTAATTTACAGAGGAAACTCAAGGAAAAGAGTCAAATAGCTATGAAACTCAAAGATAACAGTCTTTACCATTTCTGTGTCTTTTCTGACAACATCCTCGCAACGTCGGTTGTGGTGAATTCAACTGCCTCAAATTCCCAAAACACTGATAAGGTTGTCTTCCACCTCATTACTGACGAGGTGAATTATGCAGCAATGAAGGCCTGGTTCACGATGAACAGTTTCCTAGGAGTGACTATTGATGTTCAAAAGATAGAAGACTTCACCTGGCTAAACACTTCTTATGTTCCTGTTCTTAAGCAGCTTCAAGATTCTGAAACAAAGAGCTACTACTTCTCTGGCACGGGTAACGATAACAGGACTCCAATCAAATTCCGGAACCCGAAATATCTGTCCATGCTCAACCACCTCAGGTTCTACATCCCCGAAGTTTTTCCCGAGTTGAAGAAACTGGTGTTTCTTGATGATGACGTGATTGTCCAGAAAGATCTTTCGCCTTTATTTTCTATAGATCTAAGTGGGAATGTGAATGGAGCAGTCGAGACATGCATGGAAACATTTCATCGGTACCATAAGTACTTAAACTACTCCCACCCTCTAATTCGTGAGCATTTTGACCAAGATGCATGTGGATGGGCCTTCGGGATGAATATTTTCGACTTGGTGCAGTGGCGTAGAAGAAACGTCACTGGCATCTACCACTACTGGCAAGAAAAGAATGTGGACAGAACCTTATGGAAACTCGGGACCTTGCCTCCTGGACTGTTAACCTTTTACGGATTGACAGAACCGTTGAATCCATCATGGCATGTGTTAGGATTGGGATATACGAGTGTCGACCCGCAGTTGATAGAGAAGGGGGCTGTGCTGCATTTCAATGGCAACTCCAAACCTTGGTTGAAGATTGGAATGGAGAAATATAAACCTCTTTGGGATAAATATGTGGATTATAGTCATCCTTTATTACTACAGTGCAATGCCCATTAG
- the LOC140976737 gene encoding probable galacturonosyltransferase 10 isoform X1, producing MRRRGPDFRRPVRRRFSNVIWITLCGLVIFLFIVVLSRKNRKPNPRSVYTKRSFRHDKIIEGLNITDEMLSPDSVTRQLNDQISLAKAFIVIAKHSNNLQFAWELSAQIRNSEILLSNSALRRTPLTTSESEAAIRDMALLLFQAQQLHYDSSTMIMRLKAQIQGLEEDTNSAKDKSSKYGQIAAEEVPKSLYCLGVRLTSEWFKNGNLQRKLKEKSQIAMKLKDNSLYHFCVFSDNILATSVVVNSTASNSQNTDKVVFHLITDEVNYAAMKAWFTMNSFLGVTIDVQKIEDFTWLNTSYVPVLKQLQDSETKSYYFSGTGNDNRTPIKFRNPKYLSMLNHLRFYIPEVFPELKKLVFLDDDVIVQKDLSPLFSIDLSGNVNGAVETCMETFHRYHKYLNYSHPLIREHFDQDACGWAFGMNIFDLVQWRRRNVTGIYHYWQEKNVDRTLWKLGTLPPGLLTFYGLTEPLNPSWHVLGLGYTSVDPQLIEKGAVLHFNGNSKPWLKIGMEKYKPLWDKYVDYSHPLLLQCNAH from the exons atgaggCGCCGAGGCCCAGATTTTAGGAGACCCGTGAGGCGGAGATTTTCGAACGTAATTTGGATAACTCTTTGTGGGTTAGTGATTTTTCTGTTTATCGTGGTACTGAGCAGAAAGAATCGGAAACCCAATCCAAGATCGGTTTATACTAAG AGATCATTTAGACATGATAAGATCATAGAAGGGCTTAATATCACTGACGAAATGTTGAGTCCGGACTCGGTAACAAGGCAACTGAATGACCAAATTTCTCTAGCAAAGGCATTTATTGTCATTGCAAAACACAGCAACAACCTTCAATTTGCATGGGAGCTTAGTGCTCAAATCCGCAACTCAGAGATCCTCCTCTCGAATTCTGCTTTACGAAGAACTCCTTTGACGACGAGTGAATCAGAGGCAGCAATTCGTGACATGGCACTTTTACTTTTTCAGGCTCAGCAACTCCACTATGACAGTTCTACCATGATCATGAGATTGAAGGCTCAGATCCAGGGTCTTGAAGAAGATACGAATTCTGCAAAAGATAAGAGTTCCAAGTATGGGCAAATTGCTGCAGAAGAAGTTCCGAAGAGCCTGTATTGCCTCGGTGTGCGATTAACAAGCGAGTGGTTCAAGAACGGTAATTTACAGAGGAAACTCAAGGAAAAGAGTCAAATAGCTATGAAACTCAAAGATAACAGTCTTTACCATTTCTGTGTCTTTTCTGACAACATCCTCGCAACGTCGGTTGTGGTGAATTCAACTGCCTCAAATTCCCAAAACACTGATAAGGTTGTCTTCCACCTCATTACTGACGAGGTGAATTATGCAGCAATGAAGGCCTGGTTCACGATGAACAGTTTCCTAGGAGTGACTATTGATGTTCAAAAGATAGAAGACTTCACCTGGCTAAACACTTCTTATGTTCCTGTTCTTAAGCAGCTTCAAGATTCTGAAACAAAGAGCTACTACTTCTCTGGCACGGGTAACGATAACAGGACTCCAATCAAATTCCGGAACCCGAAATATCTGTCCATGCTCAACCACCTCAGGTTCTACATCCCCGAAGTTTTTCCCGAGTTGAAGAAACTGGTGTTTCTTGATGATGACGTGATTGTCCAGAAAGATCTTTCGCCTTTATTTTCTATAGATCTAAGTGGGAATGTGAATGGAGCAGTCGAGACATGCATGGAAACATTTCATCGGTACCATAAGTACTTAAACTACTCCCACCCTCTAATTCGTGAGCATTTTGACCAAGATGCATGTGGATGGGCCTTCGGGATGAATATTTTCGACTTGGTGCAGTGGCGTAGAAGAAACGTCACTGGCATCTACCACTACTGGCAAGAAAAGAATGTGGACAGAACCTTATGGAAACTCGGGACCTTGCCTCCTGGACTGTTAACCTTTTACGGATTGACAGAACCGTTGAATCCATCATGGCATGTGTTAGGATTGGGATATACGAGTGTCGACCCGCAGTTGATAGAGAAGGGGGCTGTGCTGCATTTCAATGGCAACTCCAAACCTTGGTTGAAGATTGGAATGGAGAAATATAAACCTCTTTGGGATAAATATGTGGATTATAGTCATCCTTTATTACTACAGTGCAATGCCCATTAG
- the LOC140976737 gene encoding probable galacturonosyltransferase 10 isoform X2 has translation MKIESGIHINAYSRQRIEEIFPLSRSFRHDKIIEGLNITDEMLSPDSVTRQLNDQISLAKAFIVIAKHSNNLQFAWELSAQIRNSEILLSNSALRRTPLTTSESEAAIRDMALLLFQAQQLHYDSSTMIMRLKAQIQGLEEDTNSAKDKSSKYGQIAAEEVPKSLYCLGVRLTSEWFKNGNLQRKLKEKSQIAMKLKDNSLYHFCVFSDNILATSVVVNSTASNSQNTDKVVFHLITDEVNYAAMKAWFTMNSFLGVTIDVQKIEDFTWLNTSYVPVLKQLQDSETKSYYFSGTGNDNRTPIKFRNPKYLSMLNHLRFYIPEVFPELKKLVFLDDDVIVQKDLSPLFSIDLSGNVNGAVETCMETFHRYHKYLNYSHPLIREHFDQDACGWAFGMNIFDLVQWRRRNVTGIYHYWQEKNVDRTLWKLGTLPPGLLTFYGLTEPLNPSWHVLGLGYTSVDPQLIEKGAVLHFNGNSKPWLKIGMEKYKPLWDKYVDYSHPLLLQCNAH, from the exons ATGAAAATTGAAAGTGGAATCCATATTAATGCTTATAGTAGGCAAAGAATTGAAGAAATCTTCCCTCTGTCT AGATCATTTAGACATGATAAGATCATAGAAGGGCTTAATATCACTGACGAAATGTTGAGTCCGGACTCGGTAACAAGGCAACTGAATGACCAAATTTCTCTAGCAAAGGCATTTATTGTCATTGCAAAACACAGCAACAACCTTCAATTTGCATGGGAGCTTAGTGCTCAAATCCGCAACTCAGAGATCCTCCTCTCGAATTCTGCTTTACGAAGAACTCCTTTGACGACGAGTGAATCAGAGGCAGCAATTCGTGACATGGCACTTTTACTTTTTCAGGCTCAGCAACTCCACTATGACAGTTCTACCATGATCATGAGATTGAAGGCTCAGATCCAGGGTCTTGAAGAAGATACGAATTCTGCAAAAGATAAGAGTTCCAAGTATGGGCAAATTGCTGCAGAAGAAGTTCCGAAGAGCCTGTATTGCCTCGGTGTGCGATTAACAAGCGAGTGGTTCAAGAACGGTAATTTACAGAGGAAACTCAAGGAAAAGAGTCAAATAGCTATGAAACTCAAAGATAACAGTCTTTACCATTTCTGTGTCTTTTCTGACAACATCCTCGCAACGTCGGTTGTGGTGAATTCAACTGCCTCAAATTCCCAAAACACTGATAAGGTTGTCTTCCACCTCATTACTGACGAGGTGAATTATGCAGCAATGAAGGCCTGGTTCACGATGAACAGTTTCCTAGGAGTGACTATTGATGTTCAAAAGATAGAAGACTTCACCTGGCTAAACACTTCTTATGTTCCTGTTCTTAAGCAGCTTCAAGATTCTGAAACAAAGAGCTACTACTTCTCTGGCACGGGTAACGATAACAGGACTCCAATCAAATTCCGGAACCCGAAATATCTGTCCATGCTCAACCACCTCAGGTTCTACATCCCCGAAGTTTTTCCCGAGTTGAAGAAACTGGTGTTTCTTGATGATGACGTGATTGTCCAGAAAGATCTTTCGCCTTTATTTTCTATAGATCTAAGTGGGAATGTGAATGGAGCAGTCGAGACATGCATGGAAACATTTCATCGGTACCATAAGTACTTAAACTACTCCCACCCTCTAATTCGTGAGCATTTTGACCAAGATGCATGTGGATGGGCCTTCGGGATGAATATTTTCGACTTGGTGCAGTGGCGTAGAAGAAACGTCACTGGCATCTACCACTACTGGCAAGAAAAGAATGTGGACAGAACCTTATGGAAACTCGGGACCTTGCCTCCTGGACTGTTAACCTTTTACGGATTGACAGAACCGTTGAATCCATCATGGCATGTGTTAGGATTGGGATATACGAGTGTCGACCCGCAGTTGATAGAGAAGGGGGCTGTGCTGCATTTCAATGGCAACTCCAAACCTTGGTTGAAGATTGGAATGGAGAAATATAAACCTCTTTGGGATAAATATGTGGATTATAGTCATCCTTTATTACTACAGTGCAATGCCCATTAG